The Polaromonas sp. SP1 DNA window CAGTGCGGGAACGAACGGATCTGTCATGGAGGATTTATACCCTGCCACCCGTGCGGCCATCGTGAAGCTCCTAAACTGGCCTGCCGCCCCTTGCTACAAGGCGCGCACCTCTCACAACACACCCCCATGATTCCCTTTTCAGTTCTCGATCTGTCGCCCATCGTCAAGGGCGCCACCGCCGCCGACGCCTTTCGCAACACGCTGGCGCTGGCCCAGCATGCGGAGCGGCTGGGCTTCAAGCGCTTCTGGCTGGCCGAGCACCACAACAACCCCGGCATTGCCAGCGCAGCCACCGCGGTGGTGATAGGCCATGTAGCCGGCGGCACGAAGACGATCCGGGTGGGCTCGGGCGGCGTGATGCTGCCCAACCATTCGCCGCTGGTGATTGCCGAGCAGTTCGGCACGCTCGCCTCGCTCTACCCCGGCCGCATCGACCTGGGCCTGGGCCGCGCACCCGGCACCGACCAGCCGACCGCCCGCGCACTGCGGCGCGACCACCAGAACAATGCCGACACCTTTCCGCAGGACGTGCAGGAGCTGCAGCACTACTTCGGCGATGTCGAGCCCGGCCAGAGAATCCGCGCCGTGCCGGGTGCGGGCCTGAAGGTGCCGCTGTGGATACTGGGCTCCAGCCTCTTCGGCGCGCAACTGGCCGCCGCGCTGGGCCTGCCCTTTGCCTTTGCCTCGCATTTCGCACCCGACATGCTGATGCAGGCGCTGGAGATTTACCGCGACCGTTTTGAGCCGTCGGCGCAACTCGACAAGCCTTATGCCATGGTGGCGGCCAATGTGGTCGCCGCCGACACCGATGAAGCGGCCCGCTACCAGCAAACTTCTGTCCAGCAGGCCATGACCAACCTGTTGCGCGGAACACCCGGCCCGATGCCCCCGCCGATTGACGACATCGAAAGCTACTGGTCGCCCGCCGAGAAAGCCGGGGCACAGCGCATGTTGCGCTATGCCCTTGCCGGCTCAGCCGCGACGCTGCGGGAAGGGCTGCGGGATTTCATTGCCCAGACGCAGGCGGACGAGTTGATCGTGACCACGCACATCTATGACCCCGAGATCGCCAGACGCTCACTCGAGATCGTTGCGCAGGTGCGAGACACGCTGTAGGAACTCTCGCCTGCCGCGGTGCCAGCCTCAGCAAGTGCTATTGTTTTTATAGCTACTTGCCCACGTGTTCATTGGGCTGGAGCCCTAAAACACCATTGATCACGATCCATGGCCCGGACCGGCCGGTCGCACGGATTGGCTGGCAAGCGCCCATTTGGCACAGATCATGCTGCGCCTGAAGTACCCGTCCGCGGGCACTATTCCAGTCTCCGATATGGCCCCATTCCCCGCCCCCGAACGCCACACCCTCTTTGATGATGCCCAAGGCATCTTCACGGGTACGTTGTTTGTGTCGCTGGCGATGGTGATCTTCAACCAGGCGGGGCTCTTGACGGGCGGTACGGCCGGCGTGGCCTTTGTGCTGCACTACGCCACCGGCGTGAGTTTCGGCAAGCTGTTCTTTCTGGTCAACCTGCCCTTTTACTGGTTCTCATGGACCCGCATGGGGCGCGAATTCACCATCAAGACATTTCTGTCAATTGCATTGCTGTCGCTGCTGGCGGACTGGTCACCCAGGGTGTTTGACATCGCGGACATTCATCCGCTGTATGCCGCACTGGTGGGCGGCCTGCTGCTGGGAACCGGCTGCCTCTTCCTGGCCCGGCACCGGGCCAGTCTTGGCGGCGCCACCATCGTAACGCTCTACCTGCAGGAAAAGCACGGCTTGCGCGCCGGCAAGGTGCAGATGGGCATTGACTCCATCGTGGTGCTGCTCGCTTTGTTGGTGGTGCCGCCTGAGCGCGTCGCTTATTCCGTGATGGCCGCCGTGCTGATGAGCCTGTTCCTTTGGGTCAATCACAAGCCCGGCCGCTATACGGTGACCTGAACGGCACAAAGCCCCGGCGGCTGGCCGGCTCCACGCTGGCTCAATCGCCTCCGCCTACCTTGCCCCGTGAAGACTTGATTTCCGATCGCTGGCTTTTGCCTACCAGGCGGCGCTGTTTGGAGCCATAGGTGGGCTTGGTCGCCCGCCGCGCCTTGGGCGGGGTAGAGACACCGTCCACCACTTCCTGCAAACGCGCCAGCGCATCGCTGCGGTTCATCTCCTGCGTGCGGTACTGCTGCGCCTTCAGCACCAGCACGCCCTCTTGAGTGATGCGGCTGTCGGACAGGCACAGCAGGCGTTCCTTGATGGCCTCGGGCAGTGAAGAGGCGTGGATGTCAAAGCGCAGGTGCACCGCGCTGGACACCTTGTTGACGTTCTGCCCACCCGCCCCCTGCGCACGGATGGCGCTGAACTCGACCTCGCGTTCGTCAACCGGGAATTTCGGTGGCGCGGCCATGGTCAGCGCCTAAATGGTTCAGCCAGCCAGTTCTGCCAGGCCTGCGATGGCGAGCGCGTAGCCCTTCACACCAAAGCCCGCCATCACCGCCTTGGCCGCCGGTGAAATATAGGAGTGGTGGCGAAAGGCTTCACGTGCATGCACATTGCTGATGTGCAGCTCGATCAGCGTCACGCCCGCGCCTTTGATGGCGTCATGCAGCGCCACGCTGGTGTGGGTGTAGGCGCCGGCATTCAGCACCACACCGGCCAGCGTGCCGGCGGCCTGCGCGCGGCCGGCTTCATGGATGGCGTCGATCAGCGCGCCTTCATGGTTGCTCTGGCGAAAGTCCAGCTTGAAGCCGTGGGCCGCGCAGGCCTTGACGCACAGGGCCTCGACGTCGGCCAAAGTCTGCGAGCCGTACACGGCGGGTTCGCGCGTGCCCAGCAGGTTGAGGTTGGGACCGTTGAGGACCAGGGCTGTTTTCATGAAGCGGCTCTTTCGATGTGTTCAGGTTGGCTGATTCTTGTGGCGAGGTCTTGCAGGGCGACCACCTGGCCGGTGGCAATCGAGCGCCGCACGGCTTCGACGGCGCACAGGCTCTGCAGGGCATCCGTGACGGTGATTATCGGTGCTGCCTTGCCGTCTATCAAATCGCAGAAATGGTCCAGCTGTGCTGCCAGCGGGTCCACGGCTTCCAGCGTGAGGTTTTGCTCCGTGAAGGGCGTGTTCCAGCCCGGCTCGCCGCCGCCTTCGGGGCCATGCGTCCAGCTGTGCAAGGTAGGCACCGCCATGGAGCCTTTTGTGCCCGCAATGAAGTAGCAGTCTTGTGACGGGTAACGCGCGTAAGCCGTGTTCTCGCCCGAGGTCTGCTCCCAGCTGCGCGGCGACGCCACGGTGTCTGACAGCGTGAAGGTACCCAGCGCGCCGCTGGCGAACTTCAGCGTCATCACCGCCGTGTCTTCCACCGCCAGCTGCCGCACGGCGTGGGATGCCACGGCGTAGACCGATTCCAGCTCACCGCACAGGTAACGCAGGTTGTCCATCTCGTGGATCAGGTTGATCAGGATGGGGCCGCCGCCCGGCTGCTTGCGCCAGAGGCCTTGCTCAAAGTAGCTGTCGGGCTTGTAGAACTGCGCGCTTCCCGTCACCGTGACCACACGGCCCAGCAGGCCCGACCGTATGGCGCGCCGCGCCGCCTGGAGCGTGCTGCTGTAGCGCCGGTGGTGGCCCACCAGCATGGGCGTTGGATTTTGGGCCAGCGCCCCGGCCAGCTGCAAACCGGCCTCCAGTGAATCGGCCACGGGCTTTTCAATCAGGGCCGGTACGTGGTGCTGCGCGCACACCAGCGCGCCAGGCACATGCAAGTGGTTGGGCGTGGCGAGGATCACGCCGTCCGGCCGGGCCGCATTCTGCACAGCAAACAGCGTCTCCAGGCTGTCGAAGTGCGGCACACCCAAACCGGCAGCCAACTCTTTTGACGCAGGCTGTGGGTCCACCACGGCACACAACCGGGTGCGTGGGCTCGCCTGGATCAGCTCGATATGCCGCCGGCCAATGACGCCGGCGCCCGCCACGGCGATGCGCAGCGTGGCATGGCCGGGCGAAGACATGTCAGCGCACGCTTTCGAAAAAGCCCACCAGCAAGTCCGCAAAGGCGGCGGGCTGCTCAACTGCGCTCAGGTGCGCGGCGGGCAAGGTGCGCAACTGGGCGCCTTTGATGCTCCTGGCAATCGCCCCCGACATCGCGACGGGCGTGGCCTCGTCGCGCGTCCCGCCAATCACCAGGGCCGGGCATTGAATGCTCCCGTTGCTGGCACGAAAGTCGATATTGGCAACCGCTTCGCAGCTGGCGGCATAAGCCTTGGCATCGGTCTTCTCCAGCTGCAGGCGCAATGCCGCCACGCGCTGCTGGCCGCCACCCGCTTCGTCGGCCCGAAATTCAGGCGTGAACCAGCGCTGCATCGCGCCGTCGGCAATCGCCGCCACGCCCTGCTCCAGCACGGTCTTCACGCGCGCCGCCCACATGGCACGCGCCGCATCGTCGTAGTGCATGGCCGCGTTGGCGATGGTGATGCTTTTGAGCAGCTGCGGGTGCCGCACAGCCAGCGCCTGCGCGGTCATACCGCCCATGCTGAGGCCCACAAAATGCACCGGGCGATTGCTGTGCGCCTTGATCAAACCAGCCACATCGTCAGCCAGCAAGTCGATGGTGTACGGACCAGGTACGGCTTCCGATTGCCCATGGCCCCGGTGGTCATGGCGCAGCACGGTGTAGCGGCTCTTGAGCGCGGCGGCCACGCCGTCCCACATGCTGGTGTCGCAGCCCAACGCATGGCTGAGGACGACCACCGGCCCCCGGCCTTCCTGGGTCCAATGCAGATGCGGCTTTGTCATGCCGTTCATGCCTGCTTCTCCGCAGCGGGCAGCAAGCCCTTTTCACGCAGGATGTCACCGGCCACCGCAAACGCATGGTTGGCCGCCGGCACGCCGCAATAAATCGCGGCCTGCAAAATCACTTCCTTGATGTCGTCGGGCGTGAGGCGCGACTCGGGCGGGCCGTCGAGTGCCGCGCGCACATGCATGGCAAATTCTTCATAAGCCTTCAGCGCGATCATGGTCGACAGCACCATCAGCCGGCGCGTCTTGTCGCCCAGCGCGGGGCGGCCCCAGACTTCGTTCCACGCATAGCGCGTGATCAGGTCCTGGAACTCGCCATTGAAGCTGTTGCTTTTGGCAATCGATTTGTCGACCCACGCATCGCCCAGCACGCGGCGGCGGTTGGTCATCCCCTTGTCGTGGTCACTCATGCGTTTACCTTTGTGCGTTGATCGGTTGTTCTGGCGGGTGCAAGGAGAAGCTCCAGCGCGTCAGCCTGTGCATGCGCCAGGCCGGCGGCCTGCTTCGCCAGCTCTGGCGCAAACCATTCGTCGGCTGCGTCTGCCGGCAGCTCGGCACGCAGCGTGTCGAGATTGGCACGCATGCGCTGCGTGTCGACCTGCAGGCCCGGCAAGGCCTGCGCCATCGCGCGCACCGAGCCGTGCGCCGACATCAGCAGCCCCGGCCACTCGGCCAGCTCGGCCTGCCAGTTGCCCAGTGCGCGTTCGTGTTCTTGCGGCATGGTGGCCAGCAAGGCGGCCACGCGCTGCGGTACGCGTGCGCTGGCGGCCAGCGCAACCATGCAGGCCACAGGGTTGCGCTTGTGCGGCATGGCCGACGAGCCGCCGCGCCCGGGCTCGGTCGGCTCGGCCAATTCGCCAACTTCGTACTGGCCCATCAGCGAAATGTCTTTGGCGATCTTGCCCAGGCTGCCCACCAGCAGGCCCAGCTCGCAACCCAACGCCACCCACTCGTCGCGCTGCGTATGCCACGGAAAGGCCGCAGCCTTGAGCTTCAGGTCGGCCGCCATCAGCGCCGTGATCTGCGGGCCCTTGCCCTTCATTTGCGCGAGCGTGCCGACGGCCCCGCCCAGCTGCACGCTGAGTGCGTTGTCGCCCGCGGCCTGCAGGCGCTGCAGGCTGCGCGCCAGCGGCGCGGCCCAGCCGGCGCACTTGAAGCCGAAGCTGGTGACCGAAGCCGGTTGCATCAGGGTGCGGGCCAGCACCGGGTCGGCGGCATGGCGCCGGGCCAGCGCCAGCAGCGCCGTCACGGCCTTGCGGATATCCGCTTCGATCAGGTTCATCGCATTGCGCGAGACCAAAGCCAGCGCGGTGTCGATCACGTCCTGCGAGGTCGAGCCGAAATGCACATAAGCCGCGGCCTCCTTGTTAAAGAGCCCCACGGTTTCCTTCAGCGCCTTGACGAGCGGAATCGCAATGCTGCCGGCGCGCCCGCTCTCGCGCACGATCTTGGCCACGTCAAACAGCTCGACCTTGCAGGTGCCAACGATGGACTGTGCCGCAGCCTCCGGGATCAGGCCGGCACTGGCCTGCGCGCGCGCCAGCGAGGCCTCAAAGCGCAGCATGGCGTCAATGAAATTGCGCTCGCTGAACGCTTCCAGGATTTCAGACGACGATAAAAAACCTTCAAAAATACTGCTCATTCGATTCCACTCTCAAAATAATTCATGCCTGCAGGCAGAAGGCCTTATCGTTTCAACCTCATCTGGTTGGGTAAGGGCACGGAGCGGCGCAGAACGTCCTCTCCCAGCCACAAGGCCGAGCGCCACGCCCGCTCCGCCACCGCCGGCAGCGGCATCTGCTGGTAGTCGTCGTTAAACACCTCAAAGCTGTAGTCGCCCCGGTAACCCAGGCCGTGCAAACGCGTCACCAGCGTGGCGAGCGCTTCGCTGTGCACGCCCTCCCCTGGAAACACACGGAAGTGCCGGGCCGTCGCAATGCGCTCTTCCACCGACTTGATCTCGGTCCACATGAAGTCGGCCAGCTGCACCAGGAAAATCCTGTCCGGATCCAGGATGTCCAGTTCGTCCAGCGAGGTGCCGGTGGCAAACATGTGGTACGAGTCAAAG harbors:
- the pcaB gene encoding 3-carboxy-cis,cis-muconate cycloisomerase, with the protein product MSSIFEGFLSSSEILEAFSERNFIDAMLRFEASLARAQASAGLIPEAAAQSIVGTCKVELFDVAKIVRESGRAGSIAIPLVKALKETVGLFNKEAAAYVHFGSTSQDVIDTALALVSRNAMNLIEADIRKAVTALLALARRHAADPVLARTLMQPASVTSFGFKCAGWAAPLARSLQRLQAAGDNALSVQLGGAVGTLAQMKGKGPQITALMAADLKLKAAAFPWHTQRDEWVALGCELGLLVGSLGKIAKDISLMGQYEVGELAEPTEPGRGGSSAMPHKRNPVACMVALAASARVPQRVAALLATMPQEHERALGNWQAELAEWPGLLMSAHGSVRAMAQALPGLQVDTQRMRANLDTLRAELPADAADEWFAPELAKQAAGLAHAQADALELLLAPARTTDQRTKVNA
- a CDS encoding carboxymuconolactone decarboxylase family protein, whose protein sequence is MSDHDKGMTNRRRVLGDAWVDKSIAKSNSFNGEFQDLITRYAWNEVWGRPALGDKTRRLMVLSTMIALKAYEEFAMHVRAALDGPPESRLTPDDIKEVILQAAIYCGVPAANHAFAVAGDILREKGLLPAAEKQA
- a CDS encoding YitT family protein; this encodes MAPFPAPERHTLFDDAQGIFTGTLFVSLAMVIFNQAGLLTGGTAGVAFVLHYATGVSFGKLFFLVNLPFYWFSWTRMGREFTIKTFLSIALLSLLADWSPRVFDIADIHPLYAALVGGLLLGTGCLFLARHRASLGGATIVTLYLQEKHGLRAGKVQMGIDSIVVLLALLVVPPERVAYSVMAAVLMSLFLWVNHKPGRYTVT
- a CDS encoding Gfo/Idh/MocA family protein, which gives rise to MSSPGHATLRIAVAGAGVIGRRHIELIQASPRTRLCAVVDPQPASKELAAGLGVPHFDSLETLFAVQNAARPDGVILATPNHLHVPGALVCAQHHVPALIEKPVADSLEAGLQLAGALAQNPTPMLVGHHRRYSSTLQAARRAIRSGLLGRVVTVTGSAQFYKPDSYFEQGLWRKQPGGGPILINLIHEMDNLRYLCGELESVYAVASHAVRQLAVEDTAVMTLKFASGALGTFTLSDTVASPRSWEQTSGENTAYARYPSQDCYFIAGTKGSMAVPTLHSWTHGPEGGGEPGWNTPFTEQNLTLEAVDPLAAQLDHFCDLIDGKAAPIITVTDALQSLCAVEAVRRSIATGQVVALQDLATRISQPEHIERAAS
- the aroQ gene encoding type II 3-dehydroquinate dehydratase; translation: MKTALVLNGPNLNLLGTREPAVYGSQTLADVEALCVKACAAHGFKLDFRQSNHEGALIDAIHEAGRAQAAGTLAGVVLNAGAYTHTSVALHDAIKGAGVTLIELHISNVHAREAFRHHSYISPAAKAVMAGFGVKGYALAIAGLAELAG
- a CDS encoding LLM class flavin-dependent oxidoreductase, whose amino-acid sequence is MIPFSVLDLSPIVKGATAADAFRNTLALAQHAERLGFKRFWLAEHHNNPGIASAATAVVIGHVAGGTKTIRVGSGGVMLPNHSPLVIAEQFGTLASLYPGRIDLGLGRAPGTDQPTARALRRDHQNNADTFPQDVQELQHYFGDVEPGQRIRAVPGAGLKVPLWILGSSLFGAQLAAALGLPFAFASHFAPDMLMQALEIYRDRFEPSAQLDKPYAMVAANVVAADTDEAARYQQTSVQQAMTNLLRGTPGPMPPPIDDIESYWSPAEKAGAQRMLRYALAGSAATLREGLRDFIAQTQADELIVTTHIYDPEIARRSLEIVAQVRDTL
- the arfB gene encoding alternative ribosome rescue aminoacyl-tRNA hydrolase ArfB, with amino-acid sequence MAAPPKFPVDEREVEFSAIRAQGAGGQNVNKVSSAVHLRFDIHASSLPEAIKERLLCLSDSRITQEGVLVLKAQQYRTQEMNRSDALARLQEVVDGVSTPPKARRATKPTYGSKQRRLVGKSQRSEIKSSRGKVGGGD
- a CDS encoding alpha/beta fold hydrolase, whose protein sequence is MTKPHLHWTQEGRGPVVVLSHALGCDTSMWDGVAAALKSRYTVLRHDHRGHGQSEAVPGPYTIDLLADDVAGLIKAHSNRPVHFVGLSMGGMTAQALAVRHPQLLKSITIANAAMHYDDAARAMWAARVKTVLEQGVAAIADGAMQRWFTPEFRADEAGGGQQRVAALRLQLEKTDAKAYAASCEAVANIDFRASNGSIQCPALVIGGTRDEATPVAMSGAIARSIKGAQLRTLPAAHLSAVEQPAAFADLLVGFFESVR